A genome region from Hydrogenoanaerobacterium saccharovorans includes the following:
- the rpmI gene encoding 50S ribosomal protein L35, with amino-acid sequence MPKLKTHSGAKKRFKMSATGKVKRAHANKSHLLNGHGKTTKLKRGLRKAAYADKTNVKAIKLLLPYK; translated from the coding sequence ATGCCTAAGTTAAAAACACATTCCGGTGCAAAAAAACGTTTTAAAATGTCTGCAACCGGCAAAGTAAAACGCGCTCATGCGAACAAATCTCATTTGCTCAACGGTCATGGAAAAACTACAAAGCTAAAAAGAGGTCTGCGTAAAGCAGCTTATGCTGATAAGACCAACGTTAAAGCTATCAAACTGTTGCTGCCTTACAAATAG
- a CDS encoding TrmH family RNA methyltransferase gives MDRITSRENQNIKHIIKLMKSKKERIQCGQFVAEGIKLCLEAAASGIAIDELYCTPAALAKYSQRLVSLYQNAKISCEITEDIANKLADASTPQGVYAVCRLPEYKLDEKSFTQGCYIALESLQDPGNIGTILRTADAFGIDGVILTADCPDIFSPKVLRSTMGSAFRVPVCITANLVSLLEQLNKTHSTFAATLSERAVSIQKCSLTQSAVAVIGNEGNGLSQDVIDICTHNMMIDMQGKTESLNAAIAAAVVMWEMTRKTGL, from the coding sequence ATGGATCGAATTACCAGCAGAGAAAATCAGAATATAAAACACATCATTAAGCTGATGAAGAGTAAAAAAGAGCGCATACAATGCGGGCAGTTTGTTGCTGAAGGCATCAAGCTTTGTTTAGAGGCTGCAGCAAGTGGTATTGCAATAGATGAACTTTACTGTACCCCTGCAGCGCTGGCAAAATACTCTCAACGGCTTGTTTCGTTGTATCAAAATGCAAAAATCAGCTGTGAAATTACAGAAGATATTGCCAACAAGCTTGCAGATGCCAGCACTCCGCAAGGAGTTTATGCAGTGTGTCGCCTGCCTGAATATAAACTGGACGAAAAAAGCTTTACCCAGGGGTGTTACATCGCCCTTGAGTCTTTGCAAGACCCTGGCAATATCGGTACTATTTTGCGCACCGCCGATGCTTTCGGCATTGACGGTGTGATTCTTACTGCCGACTGCCCCGATATTTTTTCGCCCAAAGTGCTTCGCTCCACAATGGGCAGTGCGTTTCGTGTGCCCGTATGCATTACTGCAAATCTTGTAAGCTTGCTCGAGCAGCTCAACAAAACCCACAGTACTTTTGCAGCCACCCTCAGCGAACGAGCTGTATCTATCCAAAAATGCAGCCTTACGCAATCTGCTGTAGCGGTAATCGGTAACGAGGGTAACGGCTTATCACAAGACGTAATAGACATATGCACCCACAATATGATGATTGATATGCAGGGTAAAACGGAATCGCTAAACGCAGCAATCGCAGCGGCTGTGGTTATGTGGGAGATGACACGAAAAACCGGTTTATAG
- the dprA gene encoding DNA-processing protein DprA: MSSALEYWVWLGMAFGSGNGRTDEIIRRFPNIEEFYLSGGYREISQITKGETERLVAAKLDDAKRIIEKMHKQGITIITPDDERYPNRLRNIYGMPCVLYVDGELGDLDNELAVAMVGTRRCSDYGYRAANKIASELAQAGSVIVSGLAAGIDTVCHTAALKQDRRTIAVLGCGIDKTYPLQNKTLRELIAKNGAVISEFVPGMAPYAGNFPIRNRIISGLSMGVVVVEAGERSGSLITAHVALDQGKDVFAVPNDIFNESARGTFSLLRQGAIPVSSGLDVLEEYRYRFAGTIKLEKLQSAPNTKNKTSPAVVQTSLMNKAPLEEPELTVQERAPKPDLEGVTGDALLVYHLLTNVPMHTEEISIKLQKPINQVLTALTELEIMGLVSAHSGKRYKRI, encoded by the coding sequence ATGTCATCGGCTTTGGAATACTGGGTTTGGTTGGGGATGGCCTTCGGCAGCGGCAACGGCAGAACCGATGAGATTATCCGTCGCTTTCCTAATATAGAAGAGTTTTATTTATCAGGCGGTTATCGCGAAATTTCGCAAATTACAAAAGGAGAAACCGAAAGGCTTGTTGCTGCAAAGTTGGATGACGCCAAGCGCATTATCGAAAAAATGCACAAACAAGGCATTACAATCATTACGCCGGATGACGAGAGATACCCCAACCGTTTGCGTAACATCTACGGCATGCCCTGCGTACTCTATGTCGACGGCGAACTCGGCGATTTGGATAACGAACTTGCAGTAGCAATGGTGGGTACACGCCGTTGTTCCGATTATGGCTATCGTGCCGCAAATAAAATTGCAAGCGAACTGGCTCAAGCAGGTTCGGTAATTGTAAGCGGTCTCGCTGCCGGTATTGATACTGTTTGCCATACCGCCGCGCTTAAACAAGATCGGCGCACTATAGCAGTATTGGGCTGCGGTATTGATAAAACCTACCCGTTACAGAACAAGACTTTAAGAGAGCTGATTGCTAAAAATGGCGCAGTTATTTCAGAATTTGTACCGGGTATGGCACCTTATGCGGGGAATTTTCCTATCCGTAACCGCATTATTTCCGGGCTTTCAATGGGTGTTGTAGTGGTAGAAGCCGGCGAGCGCAGCGGCTCTCTTATAACAGCCCATGTTGCGCTTGACCAAGGCAAAGATGTATTCGCCGTACCCAACGACATTTTTAACGAAAGTGCACGCGGAACATTTTCGTTGTTACGGCAAGGTGCAATTCCCGTCAGCAGCGGTTTGGATGTGCTGGAAGAGTATCGCTATCGCTTTGCGGGTACAATAAAGCTTGAAAAATTACAGTCTGCGCCTAATACAAAAAATAAAACATCCCCCGCAGTTGTGCAAACAAGCTTAATGAACAAAGCACCGCTTGAAGAACCAGAGCTAACAGTGCAGGAAAGGGCGCCAAAGCCCGACCTCGAGGGTGTTACAGGTGATGCGCTTTTGGTTTATCATCTACTTACCAATGTCCCAATGCATACAGAAGAAATTTCTATAAAATTACAAAAACCCATAAATCAAGTCTTGACAGCATTGACAGAACTT
- the rplT gene encoding 50S ribosomal protein L20, giving the protein MARVKGATMTRKRRKKVLKLAKGYFGGKSRLFKTAKQAVMKSGNYAFAGRKQKKRSFRSLWITRISAACRLNDTNYSTFMNGLKKAGVTLNRKMLSEIAINDAAAFTALVEKAKAAL; this is encoded by the coding sequence ATGGCTCGTGTAAAGGGAGCAACGATGACTCGCAAGAGAAGAAAGAAAGTTCTCAAACTTGCCAAAGGTTATTTTGGTGGCAAAAGCAGACTTTTTAAAACTGCAAAACAGGCAGTAATGAAATCCGGTAACTATGCATTTGCCGGCAGAAAACAAAAGAAGAGAAGCTTCCGCAGCTTGTGGATTACTAGAATTTCTGCTGCTTGCCGCTTGAATGATACAAACTACTCTACATTCATGAACGGACTGAAAAAAGCTGGCGTAACTCTGAACAGAAAAATGCTGTCAGAGATCGCAATCAATGATGCTGCTGCTTTTACCGCATTGGTAGAAAAAGCAAAAGCTGCCCTGTAA
- the addA gene encoding helicase-exonuclease AddAB subunit AddA, translating into MAKINWTPEQAAAIHARGGSLLVSAAAGSGKTAVLSQRVIERITDRKNPVDIDRMLIVTYTKAAAQQMREKISSKLQKLLEPVPNDADLEYDDTLCPDTALLKRQQILLAKAHISTIHSFCFDLIKQHVQLLPLSPDITIAEDSELGNLREEALKQCIEEYYAGEKGNDFTELADLISSGRDDRNLFETVYKLYDFIRSHPFYEDWLAEKLQMYNNTANVCQTVWGEIILSYTADSLLYCIEILEEAVILICDNEKMEAAYKNTFQTDLGNVKQIVELVSQKKHTASHWDEIASLLTTAKALTPLGGRVMGEKDNPAKQRVDAIRKEVKKILEKLADRLFSATASEFEEDINTLRPQIELLFSLTLSFSARLDALKRERRLVDFSDLEHFTLALLYDEPQKGVHVKSALAQEVSQNFDEIMIDEYQDTNEAQNMIFSALALTDENGSEKNLFLVGDVKQSIYRFRQAMPEIFMEKKRIYAPYNGEDFPSKINLGANFRSRIGITDAVNFVFSQLMSEKLGELDYNEDEALIPRADYPETNEIATEIQIIDTTDDSSEDAKIVLEARYVARRIAEMITDGYLIYDSEEKLYRPARQSDFCVLLRSKKDKISTFVKELQANGIHAWAEVQGGYLASREISVMLSFLRVLDNPLLDVPLTAVMLSELFAFTPDEVAQVRLIDRNSPLYLCICKAADQGDEKCAALAESIKKYSAAAVTLPIDHLILRIYRETDYLSLVSAMAMGENRKANLRLLAEYAASFSKAGHKGLCSFVRFIDKVTQRGDDFAPANTLGESADVVRVMTIHRSKGLEFPVVFLSDTAKGHNTVDYTMARTILHSTLGFACRRRDPVLMKEFTTIPMEALKLESERSSLSEELRVLYVAMTRAKEKLIITMTQDKRLDGTLKALSGGITEEKQISSYLVRKCKSFADWILMCALRHPDGAPLRGKIALDDSRVLWENSRLLVEFNQPLSPNAEQECEQLSITAEPVPCLIDEIRNRASYSYPYAAATQVPAKMGVSSIAHRESNQSFRFNRIPKFLSKKELTGAQRGSALHQFMQFADYASASADAAAEVERVTQLGFITQVQRECIDIKQVQKFFASPLYRRIAASQDVRRELRFLSQLQANEIGFDDADCSDTVTVQGVADCIFIEDGACVIVDYKTDAVKDAQELEQRYSAQLTLYKKIIEESLHLSVKQCILYSFALNMEIPLKL; encoded by the coding sequence ATGGCGAAGATTAACTGGACACCCGAACAAGCCGCCGCTATCCATGCAAGAGGCGGTTCTTTGCTGGTTTCGGCTGCGGCAGGCAGCGGTAAAACTGCGGTGCTTTCACAGCGCGTAATCGAGCGGATTACTGACCGTAAAAACCCTGTGGATATAGACCGTATGCTTATTGTTACCTATACGAAAGCAGCAGCACAACAAATGCGCGAAAAAATCAGTAGCAAACTGCAAAAACTGCTTGAACCTGTGCCAAACGATGCCGACCTTGAGTACGACGACACGCTCTGCCCCGATACTGCTTTGCTCAAACGCCAGCAGATTTTGCTTGCAAAGGCACACATCAGCACAATTCATTCGTTTTGTTTTGATCTTATCAAACAGCATGTTCAACTGCTTCCGCTTTCACCCGATATAACCATTGCAGAAGACAGCGAACTTGGCAACCTGCGTGAAGAAGCACTGAAGCAATGTATAGAGGAATATTATGCAGGTGAAAAGGGGAATGACTTTACAGAGCTTGCTGACCTAATCAGTTCAGGGCGCGATGACCGCAATTTGTTCGAAACCGTATATAAGCTGTATGATTTTATTCGTTCTCACCCTTTTTATGAAGATTGGCTTGCCGAAAAGCTGCAAATGTACAATAATACCGCCAACGTTTGTCAAACGGTATGGGGCGAAATCATATTATCTTACACTGCCGATTCTTTGCTTTATTGTATAGAAATTTTAGAAGAAGCTGTCATTCTCATCTGCGATAACGAAAAGATGGAGGCTGCCTATAAAAACACGTTTCAAACAGACCTTGGCAATGTAAAGCAAATAGTAGAACTTGTTTCTCAAAAAAAACATACTGCCAGCCATTGGGATGAAATTGCATCTCTTTTAACCACTGCAAAAGCGCTTACACCACTTGGCGGGCGGGTTATGGGCGAAAAAGACAACCCTGCAAAACAGCGCGTGGATGCTATTCGTAAAGAAGTAAAAAAAATACTAGAAAAACTTGCCGACCGTTTGTTTTCTGCTACAGCGTCCGAATTCGAGGAGGACATTAATACCCTGCGTCCGCAGATTGAACTGCTTTTTTCACTTACTCTTTCTTTTTCAGCGCGCCTTGATGCTCTTAAGCGTGAACGGCGTTTGGTCGATTTTTCTGACCTTGAACATTTTACACTTGCCCTTCTTTACGATGAACCTCAAAAGGGTGTGCATGTAAAGTCTGCTCTTGCTCAAGAGGTATCCCAAAACTTCGATGAAATTATGATTGACGAGTACCAAGATACCAACGAGGCACAAAACATGATATTCAGCGCACTTGCCCTTACCGACGAAAACGGCAGCGAAAAAAATCTTTTTTTAGTGGGCGATGTTAAACAAAGCATCTACCGTTTTAGACAGGCAATGCCTGAAATTTTTATGGAGAAAAAGCGCATTTATGCACCCTATAACGGTGAAGATTTTCCATCAAAAATCAATTTGGGTGCCAATTTTCGCAGCCGCATCGGTATTACAGATGCAGTGAATTTTGTGTTTTCTCAACTGATGAGCGAAAAACTCGGTGAGCTGGATTACAATGAGGATGAGGCGCTGATTCCGCGTGCTGATTACCCCGAAACGAATGAAATTGCTACCGAAATACAAATTATTGATACAACCGACGACAGCAGTGAAGACGCAAAAATTGTGTTGGAGGCACGCTATGTTGCACGCCGCATTGCAGAAATGATAACGGACGGTTATCTGATTTACGACAGTGAAGAAAAACTCTATCGCCCTGCACGGCAAAGCGACTTTTGTGTACTTTTACGTTCTAAAAAAGATAAAATCAGTACATTTGTGAAAGAGCTTCAGGCAAATGGCATTCATGCATGGGCAGAGGTGCAAGGAGGGTATCTCGCTTCGCGTGAAATTTCTGTCATGCTCTCTTTCCTTCGTGTACTCGATAACCCGCTTCTTGATGTTCCTCTTACCGCGGTTATGCTTTCTGAACTGTTTGCATTTACACCGGATGAAGTCGCACAGGTGCGTCTGATTGACCGCAACAGTCCGCTTTATCTTTGCATTTGCAAGGCTGCAGACCAAGGGGACGAAAAGTGTGCCGCTCTGGCAGAATCTATAAAAAAATACAGTGCGGCAGCGGTTACCTTGCCTATCGACCATCTCATCTTGCGTATTTACCGCGAAACCGATTATCTCTCGCTTGTGTCTGCTATGGCAATGGGCGAAAACCGCAAGGCGAACCTGCGCTTACTTGCCGAATACGCCGCAAGCTTCAGCAAAGCGGGGCACAAAGGTTTGTGCAGTTTTGTGCGATTTATCGACAAAGTTACACAGCGCGGCGATGATTTTGCACCTGCAAACACTCTTGGTGAAAGTGCAGATGTAGTACGGGTAATGACCATCCACCGTTCCAAGGGGTTGGAATTTCCTGTTGTATTTCTTTCCGATACAGCAAAAGGGCATAATACCGTCGATTACACAATGGCAAGAACGATTCTTCACTCTACCTTAGGCTTTGCCTGCCGCAGGCGCGACCCTGTGTTAATGAAAGAGTTCACCACAATTCCAATGGAGGCACTCAAACTGGAAAGTGAACGATCTTCATTGTCGGAGGAACTCCGCGTGCTGTATGTTGCTATGACACGCGCCAAAGAAAAGCTGATTATTACCATGACGCAGGATAAACGGCTTGATGGAACGCTAAAAGCACTTTCCGGCGGTATTACGGAGGAAAAACAAATTTCTTCGTATCTCGTGCGCAAGTGCAAGAGTTTTGCCGACTGGATTTTGATGTGTGCTTTGCGTCACCCCGATGGTGCCCCGTTACGTGGCAAAATAGCCTTAGATGACAGCAGAGTGCTGTGGGAGAATTCACGCTTGCTGGTTGAATTCAACCAACCGCTTTCTCCCAACGCCGAGCAGGAATGCGAACAGCTTTCCATCACTGCAGAGCCTGTACCTTGCCTAATCGATGAAATCAGAAATCGTGCAAGTTACAGTTACCCCTATGCGGCAGCCACTCAAGTGCCTGCCAAAATGGGCGTATCCTCAATTGCACACCGCGAAAGCAACCAAAGCTTTCGGTTTAACCGCATACCTAAATTTCTTTCAAAAAAAGAGCTTACGGGTGCTCAACGCGGCTCTGCATTGCACCAGTTTATGCAATTTGCCGATTATGCATCAGCAAGCGCCGATGCTGCCGCTGAGGTGGAGCGTGTTACACAATTGGGCTTCATTACCCAAGTTCAGCGCGAATGTATTGATATAAAGCAGGTACAAAAGTTTTTTGCCTCTCCGCTTTATCGTCGTATCGCCGCTTCGCAGGATGTCCGCCGTGAACTGCGGTTTTTATCGCAACTGCAGGCTAATGAAATCGGTTTTGATGATGCCGATTGCTCTGATACCGTTACAGTGCAGGGGGTTGCCGATTGTATTTTTATCGAAGACGGCGCTTGTGTCATTGTAGATTATAAAACCGATGCAGTAAAAGACGCACAAGAGCTGGAGCAACGCTATTCAGCACAACTTACCTTATATAAAAAGATAATAGAAGAAAGCCTGCATTTGTCTGTTAAGCAGTGCATTTTGTATTCTTTTGCGTTAAATATGGAAATTCCGCTCAAACTTTAA
- the infC gene encoding translation initiation factor IF-3 → MEVLNISNKELLINEEIRDKEIRVIGAEGEQLGVLQTRDAMNLAIEKNLDLVKIAPQATPPVCRIMDYGKYRFEQTKREKEARKNQKTIDTKEVRLSLNIDTHDFETKLNNAIKFLKSGDKVKVAIRFRGREMAHAHLGEGQMKKFAEACAEVGTVDKLPKMEGRSMVMFITSKLSK, encoded by the coding sequence ATGGAGGTGCTTAACATTAGCAACAAGGAACTACTGATTAATGAGGAGATTAGAGACAAGGAAATCAGAGTCATCGGTGCAGAAGGCGAACAGCTAGGGGTACTGCAAACCAGAGATGCGATGAATCTGGCAATTGAAAAAAATCTAGATTTAGTAAAGATCGCTCCTCAGGCAACGCCGCCCGTATGCCGCATTATGGACTACGGTAAATACCGTTTCGAGCAAACGAAACGTGAAAAAGAGGCAAGAAAAAATCAGAAGACCATTGATACCAAAGAGGTACGCCTATCACTGAATATTGATACGCACGATTTTGAAACCAAACTCAACAATGCCATCAAGTTTTTGAAGAGCGGTGATAAGGTCAAAGTTGCAATTCGATTCAGAGGTCGTGAAATGGCACATGCTCATTTGGGCGAAGGTCAGATGAAAAAATTTGCCGAGGCGTGTGCCGAAGTGGGTACTGTTGACAAGCTGCCGAAGATGGAAGGCCGTAGTATGGTCATGTTCATTACGTCGAAGCTCTCAAAGTAA